From one Lotus japonicus ecotype B-129 chromosome 3, LjGifu_v1.2 genomic stretch:
- the LOC130743875 gene encoding uncharacterized protein LOC130743875, with amino-acid sequence MVDEVDVILEGDENEVLDVGAFDVDPVLGEDVWLLGKVLTSSRVSFGPFRSVMQTLWSSRNCLEIRHVGSNLFSFRFKKTKDRDLVLKSGPWFFNRHMVVLNKYDVSINPGQVPMSQVPFWVQVHGLPFTYRTETVAKSLARGFDGFLDWDKRRDGEGLRIRVWVSLNKPLRKGQMVAVPGREPIKAIFKYEKLYDFCFRCGHIDHINRDCGLPRAAAGEPQRFGAWLRASGGRKRGAQQRNFAEGVAAENGNRQRHRARQGDVHGVVVNVNQEHVNEAGNRDVVKDNNGKAPLVDDENGDEDWFDEQQEDENGDTYEDLLGEEHEHDGGNITGLTMHERDGQKDPLLNQRKRSSGSSSSLGVRDTGISPPLKRQNSVGLGLAATAERSRPPQ; translated from the coding sequence ATGGTGGACGAGGTTGACGTGATCCTGGAGGGAGATGAGAACGAGGTGCTGGATGTTGGTGCCTTCGACGTCGACCCCGTGCTCGGTGAAGATGTGTGGCTGCTGGGCAAGGTTTTGACCAGTTCTCGGGTAAGCTTTGGCCCTTTCAGGAGCGTGATGCAAACACTATGGTCGTCGCGTAATTGCTTGGAGATCCGCCATGTTGGGTCCAACCTTTTCTCTTTCAGATTCAAGAAAACCAAAGACAGAGACTTGGTGCTCAAGTCAGGCCCCTGGTTCTTCAACAGGCACATGGTAGTTCTCAACAAGTATGATGTGAGCATTAACCCAGGTCAGGTCCCTATGTCTCAAGTGCCTTTCTGGGTGCAAGTGCATGGCCTTCCCTTCACATACCGTACGGAAACAGTAGCAAAATCGCTGGCAAGAGGTTTTGATGGCTTCCTTGATTGGGACAAGCGTCGGGATGGAGAGGGCCTCCGTATCAGAGTATGGGTTAGCCTGAACAAACCCCTTCGTAAGGGGCAGATGGTGGCCGTGCCGGGGCGAGAACCGATCAAGGCGATCTTCAAGTACGAGAAACTATATGATTTCTGTTTTCGGTGTGGCCATATTGACCACATTAACCGTGACTGTGGGCTGCCCAGGGCCGCTGCTGGTGAACCTCAAAGGTTCGGGGCATGGCTACGGGCTTCCGGAGGTAGAAAGCGTGGTGCTCAACAGAGGAACTTTGCCGAGGGGGTTGCTGCGGAAAATGGCAACCGCCAGCGACACCGTGCGCGCCAAGGTGATGTGCATGGTGTTGTTGTGAACGTGAATCAAGAGCATGTGAATGAGGCGGGAAATAGGGATGTCGTGAAGGACAACAACGGCAAGGCACCACTTGTGGATGATGAGAATGGTGACGAGGACTGGTTTGATGAGCAACAGGAGGATGAGAATGGTGATACTTATGAAGATCTTTTGGGTGAGGAACATGAGCATGATGGAGGTAATATTACAGGGCTGACTATGCATGAGAGGGATGGACAAAAGGATCCTTTGTTGAACCAGAGGAAGCGGTCAAGCGGGTCCTCTTCATCGCTTGGCGTACGTGACACGGGGATTTCCCCGCCTTTGAAGAGACAAAATTCAGTTGGATTGGGATTGGCGGCGACCGCGGAGCGGtcccgcccacctcaatga